In one Coccinella septempunctata chromosome 6, icCocSept1.1, whole genome shotgun sequence genomic region, the following are encoded:
- the LOC123315714 gene encoding phenoloxidase-activating factor 1-like, whose translation MIALFLRIIIYVILVVGHHRLSFVIGDKGHHDIELATEKLGGIRRGGEFHAENNTQNQLKKINGKFYFTQTFKPITMGFKHQKLVDLKYDTFLESPECRTPNNDSGHCVLVENCTVLNNIKYKDINKQFLKDSICRVDGNEVRYCCGKYENYKYLLPKRPLPKSCGYEQINFLKKGKIFGGTEARLGEFPWLARIIHTSNEGDKSVGCEGFLIHKRFILTAAHCVRSPRIALVGNITEIQLGEHNTQTEEDCNGLKCADPLQTMRVKSIIPHPEYRHNSRNHHYDIALIYLKGEAKFSDYVQPVCLLEKPNTPQKYWISGWGKTEKGNYSDVKMKVSIPPFDITECNKIYSKVRVNVGQSQFCAGGEKGKDSCVGDSGGPLMQQNDEGRWFAVGVVSYGISCGLEGWPGVYTSIPFYYDWIVEEIIKLREPELLTNINTHKQATESSIIRNSII comes from the exons ATGATTGCGTTATTCCTCAGAATCATAATCTACGTGATTCTTGTTGTTGGTCACCATAGGTTGAGCTTCGTTATTGGCGACAAAGGACACCATGACATTGAGTTAGCTACAGAAAAACTTGGCGGGATCCGTAGAGGTGGCGAATTTCATGCGGAGAATAACACACAAAATCAGTTAA aaaaaataaatggaaaattttatttcaccCAGACATTCAAACCCATAACGATGGGTTTTAAACATCAGAAATTGGTGGATTTGAAATACGACACCTTCTTGG AGTCACCCGAATGTAGAACCCCTAATAACGATTCTGGACATTGTGTTCTGGTGGAGAATTGTACAGTACTGAATAATATCAAATATAAGGACATTAATAAACAATTTCTGAAAGATTCAATATGTCGGGTTGATGGAAATGAGGTGagatattgctgtggaaaatatgaaaattacaAATACCTAT TACCCAAGCGGCCTCTACCCAAATCATGCGGTTACGAACAGATCAACTTTCTGAAGAAGGGCAAAATATTCGGAGGAACTGAGGCCAGACTTGGAGAATTCCCTTGGTTGGCTAGGATAATTCACACAAGTAATGAAGGAGACAAATCTGTTGGTTGTGAAGGGTTCTTAATTCACAAGAGATTCATTCTGACCGCAGCCCATTGCGTAAGAAGTCCCAGGATTGCTCTTGTCGGAAATAT CACCGAAATACAACTCGGAGAACATAATACCCAGACCGAGGAAGATTGCAATGGTTTGAAGTGTGCCGATCCTCTCCAAACAATGAGAGTGAAAAGTATAATTCCTCACCCCGAGTACAGGCACAATTCCAGGAATCATCATTACGACATCGCTCTCATATATCTGAAGGGGGAGGCGAAATTCTCCG ACTACGTCCAGCCGGTTTGCCTATTGGAAAAACCAAACACGCCACAAAAATATTGGATTAGTGGGTGGGGAAAAACTGAGAAAG GCAACTATAGTGATGTGAAGATGAAGGTATCAATACCACCGTTCGACATTACGGAATGCAACAAAATATACAGTAAAGTGCGTGTGAATGTAGGGCAAAGCCAATTCTGTGCAGGGGGTGAGAAAGGAAAAGATAGCTGTGTAGGGGATTCCGGAGGCCCACTCATGCAACAGAATGACGAAGGAAGATG GTTTGCAGTTGGTGTTGTGAGTTATGGAATTAGTTGTGGATTGGAAGGATGGCCAGGTGTCTATACCAGCATTCCATTTTATTATGATTGGATTGTTGAAGAAATCATTAAGTTGAGAGAACCAGAATTACTGACCAACATCAACACTCATAAGCAAGCAACAGAATCTTCCATCATCAGGAACTCAATTATCTGA